tttttaaattctagtgttatttaaaattttagatatatttttaatattatggataatttttaattattgttaaaaattataataatatttatatcattGTTATGTGTTGTACATTTAAATTATAAAtcgtaaaaaaatttattttgtgaaaaattaatataataataataaaatattatttgttaAAAAGAATTTGGTTTTTGGTGTTATAAATAGAGTAGATGGTTGGAGAAGTTTTACTGTAAAACTTTATATTTAAAGATAGAGTAGAGAAAAATGAAGATAAAATAGGTAAAATagagagtattgttggagatggtCTAACCCGAGCAAGATAGTAACTaaaagttcaaaactttcttaCCTACCTCTAATTGACTACAAcaaaattgggtaaattacacaaatggctactgaacttttcTTATTTTCACGGTATGATCTCTAAACttcaaaacataacataaaagtcacttaACTTCATAGTTTCTAACATTATAACTGTTAAACTTCAATCAACATCTCAAAATGAGCTTAgacaatttcaaaataaaaaattcaaagtatttgattacaaaataaagtgaatttttagagagctcAAGAAATTGTGATTATAAAAAATGAGAATTCATATTAAAAGTCATTCTTAATTCTTGAGGcgttaataaaaattaataactaTAATATTAGATAATATTAGAAAGTTGAGTATTAGATTTCAATTGCTATGGATGCAATTTACTCTAACAAAATCTGTAAAAATTTgatattaaactataaaaaaggTAGCGTTTCAAAAATGGAAATCCATTTTAATGTTAAAAGATATAAGCAATATTTCTACATTAAACCAAATTCGTTCTCAGTAAACAATTGTACATTGACTTCAACCTTTCTCTACTTTCGGAAACACATCCAACCATATTAAATATTACTCCCAAAATTGCATTCTGCAGCACCCATTTCTTTCTCCATTCAAATCTAAATCTGCTCCTTAACTTTATGATAAGCAAAATAGGATTTCTGTATGCAAATATCTCACCTTTCCACCACcatgttttcaaatttagttaATCCTGAACAAGGTGAATAAGCATGAGAATCAATCAGTCGTTCTCAGTCGCACCTTCCGTCCATGGTTTGCATTTTACGCCAGCTTCCAACCAAGTCAAGTAAGAGCAATTGCAGATGCAAATTTAATCAACTCTACCGATTCGTGGGGAGATGAGAACAGCTTCATTACTTGTTGCCTTCATTGCAGCAATTTCTTCTAAGCGTTTCCATGTGGCTTCACGTTTAGACTTCATCTCCTTTTCCCGTGTTTCATCTTCCTGATACTTGACAAGGCACTCATCGAAGAGCTCTGGATCAACATCAAAGAATATCTTGCGCACGTTGAGGGTCAAGCTTTGAACTGCCTGATTCCAGTGCTGCCTTGCATTTCTCTCTAAGGCTGGGAAGATGATTGGCAGTATCACTTTGCgattttgtttgatcaaattctCAATGTGATCATTGTTCCACAAGAACAAAGCCCTCTCTGCCACCTGAAATTCAGAGAGATTCTAAATTAGATAGTTTTTATGAAAACACTCGTTTCCAATATCTTGCTAGCAATAGGCATAATAGATAATAATCCAATAAGACCAACTGCAAGTGGATAATCTTTATGATTTATTAGATCAGAATAATTCACGAGATAAGGGTAGAGAAAAAATAAGGGAAAAGTAAAGCAGCAGCGacacatcatcatcatcaagaaCAAAAAGAGCAGTGGAAGACAAAATCATGTGATCAAGTGAAATATAGCTAAATTCAGAAAGAAGAGACATACCAAGAAAATAATGAATTTGCAAATTGCTCTAGTGACATGTTATTTCCCAGAAAGAACGCAGATATTAGATAATTAAGACACCCATCCAACCAGTAAAGTACTTAAAGTAAACCTCAATACCAACTAAAATGACCAAACTCCTTTTGCACCCTTTCTCTCCATAAGAAGTAAGATCCAGCATCGGatccatttttcttttttccatcAGTACTTAATGCTCTTTACTCTTGACAacttactcttttttttttagcttCTGACTGATTTTCTTCCAAATCATCCTCTATTTAATACATTCATCTGCATCACCCGAATAGCATTCACCTGCCTAGGCATTATTATCTCTGCAACAAGCATGGCATTTCTCTACTTCCCAATAAGTTCCATAAAATACAACTCTCTGTGTGACAAAAACGCACTTCTTCTACAATTACTGaattttaaacaaaataaagcTTACTTTTCGAATAACCGCCCTTAAACTTTAGAAACAATTTTGAGGTGAGATaaacaaagttaaaataaaGCACATGAAGAAAAGCTTGTGTAGAATACACTCAAGACTAGCATAGTTTGTTACCACTTTCTCCAACACTTCTTCCTTTGTATCAATGCATGCCTTCCAAACtaacttaaatattaaaatgaaaGTAAATGTGCTGAAGAAAGGGCATAAAAATCACGTCTTGTCTCTAGCAATCACAACTCAAAACAAGCATTAGAGTCAGCTATCTACATTTCAATCCTAGAAGTAATTTAGAAGACTGTTTGTGGAATCAACATCCTGATGCCATGCCAAAAATCCTCATCACGGAAATCATGAATCAGAAATCCAAGCATTACCCTGAACAGCCATCACAAGACCAGCTCGATCATAGTAAGCATAAACATGCAGTATATTTCAAATCTTATCTGCATTCCAAGGAAGTCTTGTTTCAAGTAAGGCGGAATGACATAGATGTATATTGATAACAAAACGCCAAAGTTCTGAATATATGTTGCTCAAACAGACAAATTGTACAACTAGGAATGGATTTATTCAAATAGCTAAAATCAATGGGTAATTTACACCCATGGCCCTTCAAATTGggctttattttctttatggTCCCTCACCTTTAAAACTGCACATAGAAGTCCCTGAATTTTTCCCATCCATTACTAACATAACAGCCCCTTAACCTTAAATTACTCCGATAGCAGGTAACCCTCCATTGTAGAGCTGATggaaatgatattctaagcaatttAAGTCTTGAACTTTTTGGTTTAGGTGTGTTGTTTAGTTAGGAAAGAGAAAGTGATTGTTTAGGGTGAGAAGCTCAGAAAatggtgatttttgaaaatcgaAAACCTAGTTCCATGGGAGATGGTGGttctaaacaaatttaattcttagacTTCCCCATTTTGAGGTTGTCCACAGTCATTTTGAGGTTGATTACTTTCACAAGGGACTTTTATATTATACTAATAGGGCAAAGTTTAGGGACTTTTATGTCCGGTTTTGAGGGTGAGGGGccataaagaaagtaaggctGAAGTGGAAGGGCCATGGGTTTATTTAACCCTAAAATCAATTAACCAACTTCCGAAGTGTGAATACAAAAACTTCTACTTCAACATCCAAAAGTTACTTCATGAGCACACCCAAATGCAATGTCATGGATCTtgtgctcaactccagcagaaAAGAAAGTTTCCATAAAAGCATGACCTAAACTGTGTCGCTCCAATGACCTTCCATTAACATAATGATTTTCCATTAGTAATAAAGTGTATCTTACCACCATGAAAGATAGTGGCGTATCTGATGCTTTTAATTCTGTCCCATATATTGCAATCCCATAACACCTAACTGAGTAATCATCCACTTACCTGACAACTGGAGTCTCTCTCATCAGTCTCCCAAAGGGCCCAAAAAAGCTACTGCATTCATTCAGAAGCTTCCATTGACCAAAATAAGGAACATACAAGAGTTAGACAGAGACATTAGCCTCTTTGAGCTTCAACATTCCACAATATTTCAAAATGATTGGAACTGGCAAAAGGATGCAACTTAAATACTTTCTGCTTAATGACCAATTCAATAGAGCAGATGAATCAGGCCTTTTGTTGGGGCCTCTGCCAAAAGTTACTCCACCCATATTGGAACATTTTTTTGACATGCCATTGGAAAAACCAAAGGCAAGTAAATAACGAAGAAAGCAagataaagttttttttttttttttgtctcttgAAATAAAATATAGACTGAACAATTAACTATTTTGAATTCTAATAACTTAGCTCTGTAGTTTGTTGTTGATCCAATAAGATTGTAAGAGGAGAAAATGTGAACAagtaaaaaagaacaagaaaaaacaCACAAGAATTGGTAAAAGTAAAACAACCGTCTACCTGAAAATGTGAACTACTCAAGCATCGGGCAATTTGTCGGAATAATGGTACCATGCAGCGCTGAAACTCTCCAGGTTGTGTTGCTTCTAGAACCTCCTCCAGTTCACCTAAGAACATTACCTCTTTTGAACTATTTGTAATTGGCCAATATTTTAGCATCCCCCTGATAACAGTATCTGCAAGCTTGCAGTCTTTCTCCACAAACTGTGTAATGCAATATGATAATTGCTGGTGGTACATGGGTAAGCATTTTGGTTTATGTAGTGGAATGAGTGCTCGGACAAGGAAAAGCTTGTGCTCCTCTTTCAATGGAAGGGCAAATCCATTAATTATACTTCCCAGAATCTCTAACAACTCTGCAATCCCATTATGCTTCTCGGTTTCAAAGATAAAACGATAAAAAATGTAGTTAATTGCTTTCCTGATGAATGGTCGATGCACCATGAATTTCCCATAGATACGGTGCAAGACAGTTTTCAAATACTCCCTCTCCCTAGGGTCCTCTGAATCAAAAAGATCCAACAACCTGAGAACAAAAGAGTGATCTACATACCTCTTAGCTAATTTTGCATCCGTCTCAGGTGATGCTACAAAcctcagaaataattcatatacAACTTGCAAATGAGGCCATGCAGGGTCCATTGACGGTTCATCATCTTCTAAATCAAAGGACTCCAAAACTTTGTTCTCACGTGGCGGGGAAGAAAGTGTTCTGAATAAATTTATGGAAACCATTTTAACAAGTTCTTGCATCATAGATTCTGAGAACTTTCCATTTGCAGCAGAAACATAATCTACAAGCTCAACCAACGTTTGTCGCTTGATATCTTTTTCCTTAAAGTGCTTAGTAGGGTCACTGAAGTCGAACACAACAGTACATAAGTTCACTTTTCTGATAAACAAGTTCGGCTTTTCAGAGTTAGGCACATCTCTGAAACTAGGCAATGCCTCATAGGAAGGAACATTCTGATTCCCATTCAGCTTTGAATTTACAGCTAGAGAAAGCTTACTGCCATAATTTGGTCCTAAATTTGAAGATGTAGCATTTGAGTTTGGATACCGGTTATTGGATAAATCACTGTTTCTTGAGCTATTGGATGAATTGGACAAGGAAGTAGAGGTTCCCCCTCCCTCACGATTCTCTGATGATTTAGAGGGCTTCCTTGGGAGCCTATTGAGAATCTGTTTTATCATCACTTTGACAGTACAAAATCTACACTTTCGGCACTCCAAAACCTATCCAACCAACACTCCTTCAAAGGCCACAGCAAAGAGAGAATTATTCAGACGAGAGCACCAAAATCATTTCAAGCCAGAACTAATCTCCACCAAGGTGATAATCCAATCGATTTCGAAACAGCTGCCATAGAATAACAGcattttagaaagaaaaaaaatactgGCAACACAAAATGTCATCCAAATCTATTAACAATACAAAGCAAAAGCTTTAGCTGTTTCATTTCCAAAATTAATgctatctctttacacttgtaCAAAGcaaaaagggaagtaaagaaacTAAATTAGAGAATAATTGAAGAGGAAAAGGCATTAAAAAATGGAAAATCAGAAAGTACTCTATAATTCTTGAGATTCAGATAATGTGATCAAGGTCCTGACAACCCGACTCCTCCATTCAGCTGAAAAGAGAAAGGGATAACGAATATTCACCTTTCCTTCTCTCCGTTAGCTTATCTATCCACGAATTAGCAATAAATTAACCGGATCATAAAGCAACAAGATCTGGGTATGATCTGAAAAACGATATAAGCAAAAGTTCCCTTAAACAAAAtccataaaacaaataaaaataactagAGGAGAGGAGGACAGAGATTCGAAACTAATGTGATAAAGGCGATGGATGAATTgaacaaaacaaattaaaagggAAAAGGGGAATAAAACAAAGATACGATGATTGCTTCGCTCATACTTACGGATAATATCTCTGTGCTGTGCTGGGAGCAAGTAAGAGAAAAAGCAAGAAGGGGATCGAaattgaacgattaagaagagcAGAATCACTAATTGTGGTTGTTGTCAGCTCAATTTTACTCTTCTGGGTAAGCTTCCTTTCTCATTCTCCTTCCTAAAGTTTCTTccttttttggttttttaagACTTTCTCAACAATTTCAACCTCAAAACCACACTTGTTTTTGTTTGTCAGATTCCTTTCAGTTCTAATTTTCTCCAGATAAAAGATACATCCTTCTTTGACCAATATACCCTTCACTCCGCGTCGTGTCTGACGAAAGACAGAAAAGGTCAAAACTGGAAATACGTAAAATATAGACAAGCAGCTGTGCTTTCACGCGCCAATTCCATCTGCGAGTGGGGATTGCTTATCCTTGGAAAGCATGTCCCTGCTCGTTTTGGAAGTTCCAAAACCTCTTTTTGGCACAGATTTTCGTCGAGATTTGACAAAAGTCTCACGCTCTCCAGAAGTGCGTCATCTCACGCTTCCAATCACTTGCGAAGATTTTTTGTTTCTACTTTCTAGTGTATCTCTTCAATtttaagtcttttttttttttaattaacaaaatcatCAGAAGCTTTGAATTCTCATCATCAATTATTGCAACTTTAAACTCTCGCGTTTTGCTGTTTTAGGATCACTAATCGAATAAAAAACACTAGTACTAATTTATTTCACCAATATAAATAcaacttcattttttttaaagttccaTGTCTTTCAATTAATTTCCTATTATACTCGTATCGTATTTACTTTAGCTTTTTAATAGAGGCTACAAGGAAGAACATCTCAATCAGCTTCtcatattttttatagtttaaaattataaaattaaaatcatcccaaaaaatattataaaattaaaaataaattaaatgctCTATTCATCAAATTACTTCATTAATTAAGAATGTATTAGAAAAATATCAAATGAAATTACAGTTGTCACTATATTCGTGAAATAacgaaaattttaattttaattctacaTTTAGAGTCTCAACAATTCCAATCTTATTCAATacgcaataaaaaaaaaaaaaaagcaaagctTAATACAATTTTCACTACTTTTTTACATATTAGTCCTATATGGTAACATTCAACAGCAATTACTTAAAGACAACTATTTGTCCACACATGATAGCCAAATTAGTGGACCATAGTTTTTCTAAAAGAAGGCAATTCTACTCTCTTACTAAAAGATTTTGCTTGCTTAAGATTGCATTTCTCTTATATTTCTTGGGGCAAGAAAgcaaaatttatcattttaaatcACTCTTAATCCAACTGATTGGGTTTATAGCATTTCCAATAGTTCATACTCACAACCATTCAATATACTTGTTACATCATCATTGTAAAATTCATTTAATAAAATTCATTATATTAAACTATCAACTCCAATGGTTAAACTCTAACATTTCTGTTTTAAACTAAAACTTGGACTTGAAACATTATGTTTGGCCACTCTAATTATTTAATCAAATAGTGTATGTTCAATTAGAGGGCAAATGTTAGGGCGCACAGGCTCCACTTGAGGACCCCCATATATTTTGAGAATGTATGGGGATCCTCAAAGGACCCGACCCTCCTAAAAACCCCAATTCGAGACGTCTATTCTTGAAACTAATCTATCTGTTTAGAGTATCTCCAATGGAGTACAATGAACCACTCATTATACCCTTCTATTAAACACTATTCCATTATACCcacattggagatgctctaaacaGATGGATTAGTTTAAAAAACAGGCGTCTCGAATTGGGGATTTTAGGAGGATTGCGTACTTTGAGGATCCCCATACATTCCCAAAATATATGGAGGTCCTCAAGAGGAGCCGGTGCCCCCTAACATTTGCCTTCCAATCAAGCATACAATATTTGATTAAATAATTAGAGTGGCAAACATAATGTTTCAAGTCCAAGTTTTAGTTTAAACAGAAATGTTCACTTTCAATACCACATGAACATTTTGAGTTGGTTCTGCTGGTTGAATAGATGGCGTGTAATCTGAGAATGAGTTGAACAAAGTACAAACAAAACCATACAATTCACATATTTACTTTTGCACTCCACTGTAATAATGACATTGTTTTCTTTTGGGCGCAATATAAAAGCACAAACAAATAGGACATAGTACAAATGGTACACCTACCAGGTAGGTGGGGAACTTGGGTATCCTAAATTCCTCTCCCTAAAAGCTCTCCTcaaccaaagaagaagaagaaaaagaggaccATTGCAAGATCACTTTTAAAGTCAGTAATGCAAAGAATTGGAAATTGATCCTATAGACTAGGAAGCAAGTAATTAGCAAAATAAGTTCTATTAGATCTAAGGACCTAGAAATTTAGTGAAATTGAGATGTCAACAGTTAACTGAAAGCAACTTCATTTGAAAAGAGTGAACCTGTAATCATCAATTAATTCAATGGAAGCCAACAAACATCTCGCATATAAAGTGACCTGAAAGCGATTGAGCTAAAGCCCCATTCAGTTGTTGATAGGTTAAATGTACTACTAAACGTAAAACAAAAACACTACTACACAAATTcaataaattcacaataaaaTATCTGACACATGTACAGGGATGCGATAGCAT
The sequence above is drawn from the Euphorbia lathyris chromosome 6, ddEupLath1.1, whole genome shotgun sequence genome and encodes:
- the LOC136233937 gene encoding serine/threonine protein phosphatase 2A 57 kDa regulatory subunit B' theta isoform-like; its protein translation is MIKQILNRLPRKPSKSSENREGGGTSTSLSNSSNSSRNSDLSNNRYPNSNATSSNLGPNYGSKLSLAVNSKLNGNQNVPSYEALPSFRDVPNSEKPNLFIRKVNLCTVVFDFSDPTKHFKEKDIKRQTLVELVDYVSAANGKFSESMMQELVKMVSINLFRTLSSPPRENKVLESFDLEDDEPSMDPAWPHLQVVYELFLRFVASPETDAKLAKRYVDHSFVLRLLDLFDSEDPREREYLKTVLHRIYGKFMVHRPFIRKAINYIFYRFIFETEKHNGIAELLEILGSIINGFALPLKEEHKLFLVRALIPLHKPKCLPMYHQQLSYCITQFVEKDCKLADTVIRGMLKYWPITNSSKEVMFLGELEEVLEATQPGEFQRCMVPLFRQIARCLSSSHFQVAERALFLWNNDHIENLIKQNRKVILPIIFPALERNARQHWNQAVQSLTLNVRKIFFDVDPELFDECLVKYQEDETREKEMKSKREATWKRLEEIAAMKATSNEAVLISPRIGRVD